A part of Chloroflexota bacterium genomic DNA contains:
- a CDS encoding glycosyltransferase family 2 protein, producing MPHPSIILVLPAYNEQEALPPLLAAVAETRATLLPNLSVIVVNDGSKDNTAQVVRDFNTGWVKLVPHPRNMGLAQAMRTGLAAALAAAPEDGLIASMDADNSHQPRELKLMLDKLNTGLDVVIASRFQPGAKMEGIPPHRQLFSWGVSVLFQTFTPIPGVRDFSCGFRLYRASALRRTVNRWGDQLITEQGFACMTEILLKLSLLPGLKFGETPMDLRYDRKPGATKMKVWQNIKDMWRLMWRHRLSVNSQQ from the coding sequence ATGCCCCATCCTTCTATCATCCTTGTCCTCCCCGCCTACAACGAGCAGGAAGCCCTCCCGCCCCTGCTCGCCGCCGTCGCCGAGACCCGCGCCACCCTCCTCCCCAACCTGAGCGTCATCGTCGTGAACGACGGAAGCAAGGACAATACTGCCCAGGTCGTCCGCGATTTTAACACTGGCTGGGTGAAGCTCGTGCCGCACCCGCGCAACATGGGCCTGGCCCAGGCCATGCGCACCGGCCTCGCCGCCGCGTTGGCCGCCGCCCCTGAAGATGGCCTCATCGCCAGCATGGACGCTGACAACTCACATCAGCCGCGCGAACTCAAACTCATGCTCGACAAACTGAACACCGGCCTTGACGTGGTGATCGCTTCCCGTTTTCAACCCGGCGCAAAAATGGAAGGCATCCCGCCGCACCGCCAACTGTTCAGTTGGGGCGTGAGCGTGCTATTTCAAACCTTCACCCCCATTCCCGGCGTGCGCGACTTCTCGTGCGGCTTCCGCCTTTACCGCGCCAGCGCCCTGCGGCGCACTGTGAATCGTTGGGGCGATCAACTGATCACCGAGCAAGGCTTCGCCTGCATGACCGAAATTTTGCTCAAGCTCTCGCTCCTGCCCGGCCTCAAGTTCGGCGAAACGCCCATGGACTTGCGCTACGACCGCAAACCCGGCGCAACCAAAATGAAAGTGTGGCAGAACATCAAAGACATGTGGCGGCTCATGTGGCGGCACCGATTGTCAGTGAACAGCCAACAGTGA
- a CDS encoding DUF4058 family protein: MRSPFPGMDPWLEHPALWPDLHNSLIAAIRDELSPLLAPNYYIRLERRAYVFTPNDLEFIGRPDLSVMPLHVPTPRANLPLAEMDVIEVEALIQDEVGESYLEVHDTKTRNVVTVVEVLSPANKLHAEGRRDYEKKRKHILHSLTHLVEIDLLRAGDPMPVSKQVRSDYRILVMRGDTRPQGKLYAFSVRKPIPPFLLPLLPGDDEPTVDLNTILHALYDRARFDLGLDYDQPPVPQLSNEDSAWARELIKKAQ; this comes from the coding sequence ATGCGCTCACCATTTCCTGGCATGGATCCGTGGCTCGAACACCCGGCGCTGTGGCCCGACTTGCATAACAGCTTAATCGCGGCTATTCGAGACGAATTATCGCCTCTTCTTGCGCCCAACTACTACATCCGCCTTGAACGGCGCGCCTACGTGTTCACACCCAATGACTTGGAATTTATTGGCCGCCCCGATTTAAGTGTAATGCCGTTGCATGTTCCAACGCCGCGCGCTAACTTGCCGCTGGCTGAAATGGACGTAATCGAAGTTGAAGCTCTCATCCAGGATGAGGTCGGCGAAAGCTATCTTGAAGTCCACGACACCAAAACACGCAACGTCGTCACCGTCGTCGAGGTTCTATCGCCCGCTAATAAACTGCACGCCGAAGGCCGGCGCGACTACGAAAAGAAACGCAAACATATTTTGCATAGCCTCACCCACCTGGTCGAGATTGACTTGCTCCGCGCCGGCGACCCGATGCCGGTTAGCAAACAAGTGCGAAGCGATTACCGGATTCTAGTGATGCGCGGCGACACGCGGCCTCAGGGCAAGCTTTATGCGTTCAGCGTTCGCAAGCCCATTCCGCCCTTTCTCCTCCCCCTCTTACCCGGTGACGACGAACCGACCGTTGACCTCAACACCATCTTGCACGCCCTCTACGACCGCGCTCGATTCGATTTAGGCCTGGACTACGACCAGCCGCCCGTGCCGCAGTTGAGCAACGAAGACTCCGCCTGGGCGCGTGAACTGATCAAGAAGGCTCAGTAG
- a CDS encoding AMP-binding protein: MTDTGTFTFGGDIVWRPSPEIIARSNLQKFMSQHNITSFDELLARSTTDVAWFTDAVLKFLDISFQRPYSSVIDLSKGIQWPQWCVGGMTNIAFNCVDKHFETGTRERVAIIYESEEGDVRLLTYGDLFFEVNRCANMLRAHGLKKGDAVGLFMPMTPEIVVALLAIVKIGGIVLPLFSGYGVSAIVSRLNDAGAKALFTADGFFRRGQLVPLKPTADEAAKQIPTLQKMFVFKRVGNEVNMQAGRDHWWHDEMPKQMELAPSEPTSAEDPLMIIYTSGTTGKPKGAVHTHCGFPVKAAQDMAFGTDIQPGDILYWMTDMGWMMGPWQVFGVTLLGATMFLYDGSPDYAPAKLGGGPDRLWSMVARHKVTTLGVSPTFIRAILKFGDEPVKKHDLSSLRAFASTGEPWNPDPWLWLFNTVGGGKLPIINYSGGTEISGGIVMGNPLLPLKPCAFSAPCPGIAADVFDENGQPVRNAVGELVIKAPWIGMTHGFWKDPQRYEDIYWSRWPNVWVHGDWAAIDDDGLWYILGRSDDTIKVAGKRLGPAEVESILVAHPAVAEAAAIAVPDEVKGNEVVCFCVLKPSHQPSDELREALKEKVAAELGKPLKPREIKFVRDLPKTRNAKVMRRIIRSAYLGQDPGDTSSLENPVAVEEIRKAA; encoded by the coding sequence ATGACCGACACAGGCACCTTCACCTTCGGCGGCGACATCGTCTGGCGACCGTCGCCCGAAATCATCGCTCGCTCCAACCTGCAAAAATTTATGAGTCAGCACAACATCACCTCCTTTGACGAATTGCTGGCGCGCTCGACCACCGACGTGGCCTGGTTCACCGATGCCGTGCTCAAGTTTCTGGACATCAGTTTCCAGCGCCCCTATTCGTCCGTCATCGATCTGTCCAAAGGCATTCAGTGGCCGCAGTGGTGTGTGGGCGGCATGACCAACATCGCCTTCAACTGCGTAGACAAACATTTCGAAACCGGGACGCGAGAACGAGTCGCCATCATCTACGAAAGCGAAGAAGGAGATGTCCGCTTGCTCACTTACGGCGACCTCTTCTTTGAAGTCAACCGTTGCGCCAACATGCTCCGGGCGCACGGCTTGAAGAAGGGCGATGCCGTCGGCCTCTTCATGCCCATGACGCCGGAAATCGTCGTCGCCCTGCTCGCCATCGTCAAGATCGGCGGCATTGTTCTGCCGCTCTTCTCCGGCTACGGCGTCTCGGCCATCGTCTCGCGCCTCAACGACGCGGGCGCGAAGGCGCTCTTCACCGCCGACGGATTCTTCCGGCGCGGCCAGCTTGTCCCCCTCAAACCCACCGCCGACGAGGCGGCCAAACAGATTCCGACTCTGCAAAAAATGTTCGTCTTCAAGCGCGTCGGCAACGAAGTGAACATGCAGGCCGGGCGCGATCACTGGTGGCACGACGAAATGCCAAAGCAAATGGAGCTGGCCCCCAGCGAGCCGACCTCTGCCGAAGACCCGCTGATGATCATCTACACCAGCGGCACGACCGGCAAACCCAAAGGCGCGGTTCATACGCACTGCGGCTTCCCGGTCAAAGCGGCGCAAGACATGGCCTTCGGCACTGATATTCAACCCGGCGACATTTTGTATTGGATGACCGACATGGGTTGGATGATGGGCCCCTGGCAAGTGTTCGGCGTGACTCTGTTGGGCGCGACGATGTTTCTTTACGACGGGTCACCCGACTACGCCCCGGCGAAGCTAGGAGGCGGCCCCGACCGACTCTGGTCAATGGTCGCCCGCCACAAGGTCACGACCCTCGGCGTGTCCCCAACCTTCATTCGCGCCATTCTCAAGTTTGGCGACGAGCCGGTGAAGAAGCACGACCTTTCTTCGCTTCGCGCCTTCGCCTCAACGGGCGAGCCGTGGAATCCTGATCCCTGGCTGTGGCTGTTCAACACCGTGGGCGGCGGCAAACTGCCCATCATCAACTATTCCGGCGGCACCGAAATTTCGGGCGGCATCGTCATGGGCAATCCGCTCCTGCCCCTCAAGCCCTGCGCCTTCTCTGCGCCCTGCCCCGGCATCGCCGCCGACGTGTTCGACGAGAACGGCCAGCCGGTTCGCAATGCCGTCGGCGAACTCGTCATCAAAGCGCCCTGGATTGGCATGACGCACGGCTTCTGGAAAGACCCGCAACGTTACGAAGACATCTATTGGTCGCGTTGGCCGAATGTTTGGGTTCACGGCGACTGGGCCGCCATTGACGACGACGGCCTGTGGTACATCCTGGGCCGGTCGGACGACACGATCAAAGTGGCGGGCAAGCGTCTCGGTCCGGCTGAAGTCGAGTCGATTCTCGTCGCCCACCCCGCCGTGGCCGAGGCCGCCGCCATCGCCGTCCCCGACGAAGTGAAGGGCAACGAAGTGGTGTGCTTCTGCGTACTCAAGCCAAGCCACCAACCATCGGATGAGTTGCGTGAAGCCCTCAAAGAAAAAGTGGCCGCCGAACTCGGCAAGCCCCTCAAGCCGCGCGAGATCAAATTCGTGCGCGACCTGCCGAAAACCCGCAACGCCAAAGTCATGCGCCGCATCATCCGCTCGGCGTATTTGGGCCAAGACCCGGGCGACACAAGCTCGTTGGAGAATCCGGTGGCGGTGGAAGAAATCCGCAAAGCGGCATAA
- a CDS encoding phosphotransferase: MPFLPDNFIRTITDLFNERGVAWLENLPGLIADCERRWSLQVLPPFDLSYNYVAPAICADGTEVVLKLGVPDGALTDEMTALRLWDGRGIVQLLDCDPDQGIMLLERLQPGTPLVTVEDDEEATRIFAQVARQLRIPAPAVHNFDTPQTWAEGLRRLRKRFDGDTGPLPAKIVETAESLFAELLGSQADPVLLHGDLHHWNILSATRLPWLALDPKGIVGEPCYEVGAWLRNPVGHLFNQPNPSRLFARRVAILAEELGFDRQRILGWGVAQAVLSAWWSIEDHGHGWEEAMVCAELLTELL; encoded by the coding sequence ATGCCCTTCCTCCCCGACAATTTCATCCGCACCATCACCGATCTCTTCAACGAGCGCGGCGTTGCATGGCTAGAGAACTTGCCGGGCCTCATCGCCGACTGCGAACGCCGCTGGTCGCTCCAAGTTCTGCCCCCGTTTGATCTTTCCTACAACTACGTCGCCCCGGCTATCTGCGCCGACGGAACCGAAGTCGTCCTCAAACTCGGCGTGCCTGACGGCGCGCTCACCGACGAGATGACGGCGCTTCGTTTGTGGGATGGTCGCGGTATTGTGCAATTGCTCGACTGCGATCCTGATCAGGGTATCATGCTCCTCGAACGCCTCCAGCCCGGCACACCGCTCGTCACCGTCGAAGACGATGAAGAAGCCACCCGCATCTTCGCCCAGGTTGCCCGCCAACTTCGGATACCCGCCCCCGCCGTTCACAACTTCGACACCCCGCAGACCTGGGCCGAGGGCCTGAGGCGGCTTCGTAAACGATTCGACGGCGACACCGGCCCTCTGCCCGCAAAAATCGTCGAGACCGCCGAGTCGCTTTTTGCCGAATTGCTCGGTTCACAAGCCGATCCGGTCTTGCTTCACGGCGACTTGCATCACTGGAATATCCTCTCTGCCACACGCTTACCCTGGCTCGCCCTCGATCCCAAAGGCATCGTCGGCGAGCCGTGCTATGAAGTGGGCGCGTGGCTCCGCAACCCGGTCGGCCACCTCTTCAACCAACCCAACCCGAGTCGCCTCTTCGCCCGCCGGGTCGCCATCCTCGCCGAGGAACTCGGCTTCGACCGCCAGCGCATCCTCGGCTGGGGCGTGGCTCAGGCTGTGCTCTCGGCGTGGTGGAGTATTGAGGATCATGGACATGGCTGGGAAGAAGCAATGGTATGCGCCGAGTTGTTGACCGAATTGCTATAG
- a CDS encoding DUF402 domain-containing protein, whose protein sequence is MNVKINYARIGKETAIYTEGLLEDDGKRLRTFNIVPPEYQTPMSEGWWREGLISQGQLIYSVAKYHFYNEHFDVLELRDEAGDLLGYYSDIATPLQKIGDEYFLTDLMLDLWVFPDSTTFKELDWDEFEAAVQNGLLSDDQQEKALSTMNRLRAEIAQGIFPAAYIR, encoded by the coding sequence TTGAACGTCAAAATTAACTACGCCCGGATTGGCAAAGAGACTGCCATTTACACTGAAGGCCTCCTCGAAGACGACGGGAAGCGGCTGAGGACGTTCAATATTGTGCCGCCCGAATATCAGACACCGATGTCAGAAGGCTGGTGGCGGGAGGGTCTAATTTCGCAAGGGCAACTGATTTACTCGGTCGCCAAGTATCACTTCTACAACGAGCACTTCGACGTGCTTGAGCTTCGCGACGAAGCCGGAGACTTGCTGGGCTACTACTCGGACATTGCCACGCCTTTGCAAAAGATTGGCGACGAATACTTCCTCACCGACTTGATGCTCGACCTGTGGGTGTTCCCGGACTCGACGACGTTCAAAGAACTGGACTGGGACGAGTTTGAGGCCGCCGTTCAGAACGGCCTGCTCTCCGACGACCAGCAAGAAAAAGCCCTCAGCACGATGAACAGGCTGAGGGCCGAAATTGCTCAGGGCATCTTTCCGGCGGCTTACATTCGCTGA
- a CDS encoding CBS domain-containing protein encodes MTTLILTHEQADFDAVASLWAAHRLHPSAIPVLPRRVNRNVRAFLNLYGDHFGFAETEDLPRQRVERVIVVDAQSASSVKGMSAKTEITVIDHHAGQPDSGTGANTTLLAEQLAESLTPLSPVEATLLLLGIYEDTGSLTYLTTTPRDARAAAHLLEAGAQLEAAREFLHHPLTGGQRALYDQLLAAAETHLVNGQAVTISAIDGGETDEELSTLAHKLRDTLDPAALFVLVNLRGHEPRVQLIARSTTANVDVGAMATHFGGGGHGRAAAALIRDRSLDDVRTALIAALPDHIRPVATVAQIMSHGVQTLSPDTTVRAAAERFKKHSYEGYPVVDAGRVVGLLTRRAVDRAIHHHLDTQPVSAIMDSGEVTVKPGDSLEHLQKLMTTHGWGQVPVVDADAGNVIGVVTRTDLLKRLATPVKPPRRNLADQLARALPAERLALLHLVSDEATALNVSPFIVGGFVRDLLLGQPGLDFDIVVEGEAIALAKRLAAKHGGRVTAHSQFGTAKWKLPPALSPAIPSGHLDLVSARTEFYAHPSALPEVERGSIKLDLHRRDFTLNTLAIRLAREAFGDLLDFWGGERDLRDGLIRVLHSLSFVDDATRILRAVRFEQRFGFRIEARTAELLAHALHLLHKVSGDRIRHELDLILQEAEPERHIARLAGLGILSHIHPELPADSDLPRRMKAVRECALPLKWSAWLLPLTPSVLNDVVSHLRLSAHNAEIVQQAAHAYLGIGGLPGGVRMSELNAWLGQIDRESLRLATSLCDQESLRRRLEDYLRRRESLKLATTGETLQALGLPPGPRYREILGRLQNAYLDDEITNAEEERALLGKILERQN; translated from the coding sequence ATGACGACCCTCATTCTCACCCACGAGCAGGCCGACTTTGACGCAGTGGCCTCGTTGTGGGCCGCGCATCGTCTCCATCCGTCTGCCATCCCCGTCCTCCCGCGCCGCGTCAACCGCAACGTCCGCGCCTTCCTCAACTTATACGGCGACCACTTCGGCTTTGCCGAAACCGAAGACCTGCCGCGCCAGCGAGTCGAGCGCGTCATTGTCGTGGACGCTCAATCGGCCTCGTCAGTGAAAGGGATGTCGGCCAAAACCGAGATCACGGTGATTGATCACCACGCCGGTCAACCCGACTCCGGCACCGGGGCCAACACCACCCTCCTGGCCGAGCAATTGGCCGAGTCGCTCACGCCGCTCTCGCCCGTCGAGGCCACCCTGCTCCTGCTCGGCATCTACGAAGACACCGGCTCGCTCACCTATCTCACCACCACCCCGCGCGACGCCCGCGCCGCCGCTCACCTGCTTGAGGCCGGGGCGCAACTCGAAGCCGCGCGCGAGTTTTTGCATCACCCGCTCACCGGCGGACAAAGGGCGCTCTACGATCAACTACTGGCCGCCGCTGAGACTCACCTTGTTAACGGCCAGGCAGTGACGATCAGCGCCATTGATGGCGGCGAAACCGACGAAGAACTTTCAACGCTGGCCCACAAACTGCGCGACACACTTGACCCCGCCGCCCTCTTCGTGCTGGTGAACCTGCGCGGCCACGAGCCGAGAGTTCAACTGATTGCCCGCTCCACGACGGCCAACGTGGATGTGGGGGCAATGGCAACCCACTTTGGCGGCGGCGGCCACGGTCGGGCCGCCGCCGCCCTCATCCGCGATCGTTCCCTCGACGACGTTCGCACCGCCTTGATCGCCGCCCTGCCCGATCACATTCGACCGGTCGCCACCGTCGCCCAGATCATGTCGCACGGCGTGCAAACCCTTTCGCCCGACACCACCGTGCGCGCCGCCGCCGAGCGATTCAAAAAACACAGCTACGAAGGGTATCCGGTGGTGGACGCGGGGCGCGTGGTGGGCTTGCTTACCCGCCGGGCAGTGGATCGCGCCATCCATCATCATCTCGACACCCAGCCCGTCAGCGCCATCATGGATTCGGGTGAAGTGACGGTGAAGCCAGGCGACTCGCTGGAACATTTGCAAAAGCTGATGACGACGCATGGCTGGGGGCAAGTGCCGGTGGTAGACGCTGACGCGGGAAATGTGATCGGCGTGGTGACTCGCACCGACCTGCTCAAGCGCCTGGCGACTCCGGTGAAGCCGCCTCGCCGGAATTTGGCCGATCAACTTGCCCGTGCCCTTCCGGCGGAACGGCTGGCGCTCTTGCATCTCGTGTCCGACGAAGCGACGGCCCTCAACGTCTCGCCCTTTATTGTCGGCGGCTTTGTGCGCGATCTCTTGCTCGGCCAGCCAGGTTTGGATTTCGACATCGTGGTGGAAGGTGAGGCCATTGCCCTGGCGAAACGGCTGGCGGCCAAACATGGCGGGCGAGTCACCGCGCACTCACAGTTCGGCACGGCCAAATGGAAACTGCCGCCCGCGCTCAGTCCGGCGATCCCGTCCGGCCACCTCGATCTGGTCTCGGCTCGCACCGAATTTTACGCCCATCCATCAGCCTTGCCAGAGGTTGAACGCGGGAGCATCAAGCTTGACCTGCACCGCCGCGATTTCACTCTCAACACGCTGGCGATTCGGCTCGCCCGTGAAGCCTTCGGCGACCTGCTCGACTTCTGGGGCGGCGAGCGCGACTTGCGCGACGGCCTGATCCGGGTCCTGCACTCGCTCAGCTTCGTGGACGACGCTACCCGGATTCTGCGGGCGGTGCGCTTTGAGCAACGCTTCGGCTTTCGCATCGAAGCCCGCACCGCCGAGTTGTTGGCCCACGCCTTGCATTTGCTCCACAAGGTCAGCGGCGACCGCATCCGCCACGAACTCGATTTGATTCTGCAAGAGGCCGAGCCGGAGCGCCACATTGCCCGCCTGGCCGGGCTTGGCATCCTCTCGCACATTCACCCCGAACTGCCCGCCGACTCCGACTTGCCACGCCGGATGAAAGCTGTGCGCGAGTGCGCCCTGCCCTTGAAGTGGTCGGCGTGGCTCCTGCCCCTCACTCCTTCTGTCTTGAACGATGTCGTCTCACATTTGCGGCTCTCTGCTCACAACGCCGAGATCGTTCAACAGGCCGCGCATGCTTATCTTGGCATCGGCGGCCTCCCCGGCGGAGTCCGCATGAGCGAACTGAACGCCTGGCTAGGGCAAATCGATCGCGAATCACTCCGGCTTGCCACATCACTTTGCGATCAAGAGTCGTTGCGTCGCCGGCTTGAAGACTACTTGCGCCGCCGCGAGTCGCTGAAGCTGGCGACCACCGGCGAGACGTTGCAGGCGCTTGGCCTGCCACCCGGTCCGCGCTACCGCGAGATTCTGGGCCGCCTGCAAAATGCGTATTTGGATGACGAGATTACGAACGCCGAAGAGGAGCGGGCACTGTTGGGGAAGATTCTTGAACGTCAAAATTAA
- a CDS encoding glycosyltransferase family 39 protein: MNGAQSSIHNTHYGIRTVYCLLLTIFFALALAQLTTTSPTFDEGYTLLRGYAALRTGHLVPIGHPPLAHWLSALGVILEPNLPDPRTLDGWAGDQYDDSSSDLMWKRGLNAGRLTFLGRYPILLLGLILGAVTARWAKELFGWEAAMAALALHALSPNLLANAALATTDLPVAAFYVFTLYAWYRFTKKPNTRNAILTGIFLGCALTSKFSALLLGPTLGLLFLLNLFNTRAQKHKGTKNYFLSALVPLCLRGLLILVTAFLTAWATYGFALNPYPLAQYLRELTDLTNLATGGHTAYLLGQLSLKGWWYYHLVVFAVKTPLPLLILLFMTTALIVYSVFRKQYAIRNTQYALANVFLPASLYLLATITIFSLNVGYRYLLPALPLLHILAASVTQHAIRNTRYAILLTLLFIAHAASTLAIAPHFLAYFNEFVGPENGYQVLADSNLDWGQDLPALARALDGRPVYLSYFGQADPAYYGINATRLPGWPPPDDVADFSPADPAPGLYAISASNFVGAQLDQPNTFAYFRNLTPLAVINYSIFVYEVPEREPVTSFAQCAPPILATTTHLLNRQARQLTFDCANSILLPAHPGLILYPEDQTPIIDLGQPAYEWKRSDGTTYYRLYRSSITTRSGQLLITNNQLPITNSKYLSLLNYDLSPEALTLTWLVTEPAPPPVSIFVHFNWPDGALAEAYDALGVPAEYWQAGDIIVQRHPISPDLPPGEYGIRVGLYSLADGKRYSDIPLTSYQK; encoded by the coding sequence GTGAACGGCGCGCAATCTTCGATACACAATACGCACTACGGAATACGCACTGTTTACTGTTTACTGCTTACTATTTTCTTCGCCCTCGCCCTCGCCCAACTCACCACCACCTCGCCCACCTTCGACGAAGGCTACACCCTCCTGCGCGGCTACGCCGCCCTCCGCACCGGCCACCTCGTCCCCATCGGCCACCCGCCACTCGCCCACTGGCTCTCGGCCCTCGGCGTCATCCTCGAGCCGAACCTGCCCGACCCGCGCACCCTCGACGGCTGGGCCGGCGACCAGTACGACGACTCCAGCAGTGACTTGATGTGGAAGCGCGGCCTCAATGCCGGCCGCCTCACATTTCTCGGACGCTACCCGATTCTGCTCCTCGGTCTGATACTCGGAGCCGTGACTGCCCGCTGGGCCAAAGAATTGTTCGGCTGGGAAGCCGCCATGGCGGCATTGGCCTTGCACGCCCTCAGCCCCAACCTTCTCGCCAACGCCGCCCTCGCCACCACCGACCTCCCCGTAGCCGCCTTCTACGTCTTCACCCTCTACGCCTGGTATCGCTTCACCAAAAAGCCAAACACCCGCAACGCCATCCTCACCGGCATCTTCTTAGGTTGCGCCCTCACCAGCAAATTCTCCGCCCTCCTCCTCGGCCCCACCCTCGGTTTGCTTTTTCTACTCAACTTGTTCAACACTAGGGCACAAAAGCACAAAGGCACAAAGAATTATTTTCTTAGTGCCCTTGTGCCCTTGTGCCTTCGTGGTTTATTGATTCTTGTAACCGCCTTCCTCACCGCCTGGGCCACCTACGGCTTCGCCCTCAACCCCTACCCGCTCGCCCAATACCTCCGCGAGCTTACCGACCTGACCAACTTAGCCACCGGCGGCCACACCGCTTACCTCCTCGGCCAACTCTCACTCAAAGGCTGGTGGTATTACCATCTGGTTGTTTTCGCAGTCAAAACACCCCTGCCGCTCCTCATTCTGCTCTTCATGACCACCGCTCTTATTGTGTATTCCGTATTTCGTAAACAATACGCAATACGCAACACGCAATACGCGCTCGCCAACGTCTTTCTTCCGGCTTCACTCTACCTTCTTGCTACCATCACCATCTTCTCCCTCAACGTCGGCTACCGCTACCTCCTCCCGGCGCTTCCACTCCTCCACATCCTCGCCGCCTCCGTTACGCAACACGCAATACGCAATACGCGATACGCAATACTCCTCACTCTTCTCTTCATCGCCCACGCCGCCTCCACCCTCGCCATCGCCCCTCACTTCCTCGCCTACTTCAACGAATTCGTCGGCCCGGAGAACGGCTACCAAGTGTTGGCCGACTCCAACTTAGACTGGGGACAAGACTTGCCGGCGCTTGCCCGCGCCCTCGACGGCCGCCCCGTTTATCTTTCTTACTTTGGACAAGCCGATCCGGCTTATTACGGCATCAACGCGACTCGCCTGCCGGGGTGGCCGCCGCCCGATGATGTTGCCGACTTCTCCCCCGCCGACCCGGCCCCCGGCCTCTACGCCATCTCGGCCAGCAACTTCGTCGGCGCCCAACTCGATCAGCCCAACACCTTCGCCTACTTCCGCAACCTGACTCCGCTCGCCGTCATTAACTACTCCATCTTCGTCTATGAAGTTCCGGAGCGGGAACCTGTTACTTCTTTCGCTCAATGCGCCCCACCCATTTTGGCAACGACAACTCACCTGCTCAACCGCCAAGCCCGCCAACTCACCTTCGACTGCGCCAATAGCATCCTCCTACCCGCCCACCCCGGCCTCATCCTTTACCCCGAAGACCAAACACCAATCATTGACCTCGGCCAACCTGCTTACGAATGGAAACGCAGTGACGGCACAACCTACTATCGCCTCTACCGCTCCTCAATAACCACGCGGAGCGGCCAATTACTAATAACCAATAACCAATTACCAATAACCAACTCCAAATACCTCTCCCTCCTCAACTACGACCTCTCCCCTGAAGCCCTCACCCTCACCTGGCTCGTCACCGAACCCGCCCCGCCGCCCGTCTCCATCTTCGTCCACTTCAACTGGCCCGACGGCGCTTTAGCCGAAGCCTACGACGCCCTTGGCGTTCCTGCTGAATATTGGCAAGCTGGCGACATCATCGTCCAACGCCACCCCATCTCGCCCGACCTGCCGCCGGGTGAATACGGCATTCGAGTCGGTTTGTATTCCCTGGCCGACGGCAAACGCTACTCTGACATCCCCCTCACCTCCTACCAGAAATAG